Proteins from a single region of Stutzerimonas stutzeri:
- a CDS encoding sigma-54-dependent transcriptional regulator — translation MSSDNPISAQAQVLLIDDDPHLRQALSQTLDLAGLKVASLGDARDLAARLPVDWPGVVVSDIRMPGIDGLELQQQLRTRDSELPVILITGHGDIQLAVQAMRAGAYDFLEKPFPSEALLDSVRRALALRQLVLDNRSLRLALADHQQLSARLLGQSKAMLRLREQIGALASTQADVLILGETGAGKEVVARALHDLSNRRNGPFVAINAGALAESVVESELFGHEPGAFTGAQKRRIGKFEFANGGTLFLDEIESMSLDVQVKLLRLLQERVVERLGGNQSTPLDIRVIAATKEDLRIAADQGRFRADLYYRLNVAPLRIPPLRERSDDILLLFQHFAEAAAQRHGLPIRELQPEQRAVLLRHAWPGNVRELQNTAERFALGLGLGLDAPGSETAGGLAGRGSLGEQVEAFERALIAAELNRPHGSLRSVAEALGLPRKTLHDKLRKHGLSANETGGSSPDDND, via the coding sequence ATGAGCAGCGACAACCCGATCAGCGCCCAGGCGCAGGTGCTGCTGATCGACGACGATCCGCACCTGCGCCAGGCCCTGAGCCAGACCCTCGACCTGGCTGGCCTCAAGGTCGCCAGCCTGGGCGACGCGCGTGATCTGGCAGCGCGTCTGCCGGTGGATTGGCCGGGCGTAGTGGTCAGCGATATCCGCATGCCTGGAATTGATGGCCTGGAACTGCAGCAGCAACTGCGCACACGCGACAGCGAGCTGCCGGTGATTCTCATCACCGGGCATGGCGATATCCAGTTGGCGGTGCAGGCGATGCGCGCCGGGGCTTACGATTTCCTGGAAAAGCCGTTCCCCAGTGAAGCACTACTCGACAGCGTGCGCCGCGCCCTGGCGTTACGTCAGCTGGTGCTGGACAACCGCTCCCTGCGCCTGGCCCTGGCCGACCACCAGCAGCTTTCGGCGCGCCTGCTCGGACAATCGAAGGCGATGTTGCGCCTGCGCGAGCAGATCGGTGCACTGGCCAGCACCCAGGCGGATGTGCTGATCCTCGGCGAAACGGGTGCTGGCAAGGAGGTGGTTGCCCGCGCCTTGCACGACCTGTCCAACCGGCGCAACGGCCCCTTCGTCGCAATCAACGCCGGGGCGCTCGCCGAGTCGGTGGTGGAAAGCGAGCTGTTCGGCCACGAGCCGGGTGCCTTCACTGGCGCGCAGAAGCGGCGCATCGGCAAGTTCGAATTCGCCAACGGCGGCACGCTGTTCCTCGATGAGATCGAAAGCATGAGCCTCGACGTGCAGGTCAAGCTGCTGCGCTTGCTGCAGGAGCGGGTCGTCGAGCGGCTTGGTGGCAATCAGTCGACTCCATTGGATATCCGCGTCATCGCGGCAACCAAGGAGGATCTACGGATCGCCGCCGACCAGGGCCGATTCCGCGCCGATCTGTATTACCGACTCAACGTCGCGCCGCTGCGTATTCCGCCGCTGCGTGAGCGCAGCGACGACATTCTCCTGCTGTTTCAGCACTTTGCCGAGGCCGCCGCGCAGCGCCACGGCCTGCCGATACGCGAGCTGCAGCCGGAACAGCGCGCCGTATTGCTGCGTCACGCCTGGCCGGGCAATGTGCGCGAGCTGCAGAACACTGCCGAACGCTTCGCTCTGGGGTTAGGTTTGGGCCTCGACGCGCCTGGCAGCGAAACAGCCGGCGGCCTTGCCGGTAGGGGCAGTCTGGGCGAGCAGGTCGAAGCGTTCGAACGGGCGCTGATCGCCGCCGAGCTCAACCGCCCACATGGCTCACTGCGCAGCGTTGCCGAGGCCTTGGGCCTGCCGCGCAAAACGCTGCACGACAAGCTGCGCAAACATGGCCTGAGCGCGAATGAAACTGGCGGAAGCTCGCCCGACGACAACGACTAA
- a CDS encoding sensor histidine kinase, producing MTALHPPRRPRWRNLALLALLLAPLLWPLQQLAERYYRNELIEQNRQTLDLYVANLLGTLNRYEVLPRILGDLPALRAVLQQADAPAIRDNANRLLKRLRNQTGADVIYLMGTDGNTLAASNWDEEDSFVDRNFAFRPYFRQAMEGHLGRFFGLGTTSGKRGYYFGAAVRDDNGILGVLVVKVDLDHTETLWGSTPEQLLVTDNFGVVILTSRPEWRFRATRGLGVDEREQIAVDQPYPTLYPQDLTLNIDAWLIQSRELKETGWTVRILAPINLIERPVRTVVAIGAAMLLALLLWLGLLMQRRRHFIERLALDAKARHQLEQRVLERTRDLEALNSRLKVEVLEREQAQQELVRAQDELLQAGKLSALGTMSASISHELNQPLAAIRSYADNAGVLLDHQRNAEARDNLRLISELTARMASIIAHLRAFARRDQHAPERVALQPALDDALALLAKRRQGMGVELIRDLPEATLWVQAGETRLRQILANLLANALDALAERPPPRRIWLRAELQGDGVLLSLRDNGPGFSDESLQRAREPFFTTKTSAQGLGLGLAICDTLTRALGGELRMSNHPEGGAQLGLFLRSAEPGVAFPTEDHFQ from the coding sequence ATGACTGCACTGCATCCTCCTCGCCGCCCCCGCTGGCGCAACCTCGCCCTGCTGGCCTTGCTGCTCGCGCCTCTGCTCTGGCCGCTGCAACAGCTCGCCGAGCGCTATTACCGCAATGAACTGATCGAACAGAACCGGCAGACCCTCGACCTCTACGTGGCCAACCTGCTCGGCACACTGAACCGCTACGAGGTGCTGCCACGCATCCTTGGCGACCTGCCGGCATTGCGCGCCGTGCTGCAGCAGGCTGATGCACCGGCCATACGGGATAACGCCAACCGACTGTTAAAGCGACTGCGCAACCAGACCGGTGCCGACGTGATCTACCTCATGGGCACCGACGGCAACACCCTGGCTGCCTCGAACTGGGACGAGGAAGACAGCTTCGTCGACCGCAATTTCGCCTTCCGCCCCTATTTCCGCCAGGCCATGGAAGGTCACCTGGGACGCTTCTTCGGCCTTGGCACCACTTCCGGCAAGCGCGGCTACTACTTCGGCGCCGCCGTACGTGACGACAATGGCATCCTCGGCGTACTGGTGGTCAAGGTCGACCTGGACCACACCGAGACGCTCTGGGGCAGCACGCCGGAGCAGCTGCTGGTAACCGACAACTTCGGCGTGGTGATTCTCACCTCCCGCCCGGAATGGCGCTTCCGCGCGACCCGTGGGCTAGGCGTCGACGAGCGCGAGCAGATCGCCGTCGATCAACCCTACCCGACCCTGTATCCGCAGGATCTGACCTTGAACATCGATGCCTGGTTGATCCAGAGTCGGGAACTGAAGGAGACTGGGTGGACGGTGCGCATCCTCGCGCCGATCAACCTGATCGAGCGCCCGGTGCGCACCGTAGTCGCCATCGGTGCCGCCATGCTGCTGGCACTGCTGCTCTGGCTCGGCTTGCTGATGCAGCGCCGCCGCCATTTCATCGAACGATTGGCGCTGGATGCCAAGGCACGCCACCAGCTGGAACAGCGCGTGCTGGAGCGTACCCGCGACCTTGAGGCGCTGAACAGTCGGCTCAAGGTCGAAGTACTGGAGCGCGAACAGGCTCAGCAGGAACTGGTGCGTGCCCAGGACGAGCTGCTGCAGGCCGGCAAGCTGTCGGCCCTGGGGACCATGTCGGCGAGCATCAGCCACGAACTCAACCAGCCGCTGGCGGCGATCCGCAGCTACGCCGACAACGCCGGGGTGCTGCTCGACCACCAGCGCAACGCTGAAGCCCGCGACAACCTGCGACTGATCAGCGAATTGACCGCGCGCATGGCATCGATCATCGCCCACCTGCGTGCCTTCGCCCGCCGCGACCAGCATGCGCCGGAACGGGTTGCGCTGCAGCCCGCACTGGACGACGCCCTGGCGCTGCTCGCCAAGCGTCGCCAGGGCATGGGTGTCGAACTCATTCGTGATCTGCCGGAGGCCACCCTGTGGGTACAGGCTGGCGAAACGCGGTTGCGGCAGATCCTCGCCAACCTGCTGGCCAACGCGCTCGACGCTCTGGCCGAAAGGCCACCGCCAAGGCGCATCTGGCTGCGCGCCGAACTACAGGGCGACGGCGTGCTGCTCAGTCTGCGCGACAACGGCCCAGGCTTCAGCGATGAGTCACTGCAGCGCGCCCGCGAGCCGTTCTTCACCACCAAGACCAGCGCTCAAGGTCTGGGGCTCGGCCTGGCGATCTGCGATACGCTGACCCGCGCCCTGGGCGGTGAACTGCGCATGAGCAATCATCCCGAGGGTGGCGCGCAGCTTGGCCTATTTCTGCGCAGTGCCGAGCCTGGCGTCGCCTTTCCTACCGAGGACCACTTCCAATGA
- a CDS encoding DUF2059 domain-containing protein yields MRTLLACVLLTLSFTSFADTYNELYETAGWTEQRANFADALTAAQQRYKDTLPPAVFQALVTNSNRRFASHAIDQRAQRALRENLAEPQPALEFFQSPLGRKIVSAEVLAARREQLAQHANGLPRMEAGSNRQLLIRHLATAIPASEAGAEVSLALAGVAADSLSQMIPGLLGGNQAQGLLSSQRQRLIEQAEAELDNTLLYVYRDLSDAELEEYVAFAQSDEGQAYYQAALKALRAGLAVGMSGTELEPQQGI; encoded by the coding sequence ATGCGCACCCTCTTAGCCTGTGTACTGCTGACATTGAGCTTCACCAGCTTCGCCGACACCTACAACGAACTCTACGAAACCGCCGGCTGGACCGAACAGCGAGCCAATTTCGCCGATGCGCTGACCGCAGCCCAACAGCGCTACAAGGACACCCTGCCCCCAGCGGTATTCCAGGCCCTGGTGACCAACAGCAATCGCCGCTTCGCCTCCCATGCAATCGACCAACGCGCACAACGGGCGTTGCGCGAAAACCTGGCCGAGCCGCAACCAGCGCTGGAGTTCTTCCAGAGCCCGCTGGGCCGCAAGATCGTTTCCGCTGAAGTGCTCGCCGCACGTCGGGAGCAACTGGCACAGCATGCCAATGGCCTGCCGCGGATGGAGGCAGGAAGCAATCGACAACTGCTGATCCGACACCTGGCGACGGCCATTCCAGCCAGCGAAGCGGGTGCCGAGGTCAGTCTGGCGCTGGCCGGTGTCGCCGCCGACAGCCTCAGCCAGATGATTCCAGGCTTGCTCGGCGGCAATCAGGCGCAAGGTCTGCTGAGCAGCCAACGCCAGCGCTTGATCGAGCAGGCCGAGGCCGAGCTCGATAACACCCTGCTCTACGTCTACCGCGATTTGTCCGATGCAGAATTGGAAGAATACGTGGCATTCGCCCAATCGGACGAGGGCCAAGCCTACTACCAGGCTGCGCTGAAAGCGTTGCGCGCGGGACTTGCGGTGGGTATGAGCGGAACCGAGCTGGAACCGCAGCAAGGCATCTGA
- the dctP gene encoding C4-dicarboxylate TRAP substrate-binding protein DctP — translation MFKLTAKALACALSLSIAGLAHAADPISIKFSHVVAENTPKGQGALMFKKLVEERLAGKVEVQVYANSSLFGDGKEMEALLLGDVQLIAPSLAKFEHYSKGIQVFDLPFLFDDIEAVDRFQKGEAGQSLLRSMEDKNITGLGYWHNGMKQLSANKPLREPKDARGLKFRVQASAVLDEQFKAVRANPRKMSFAEVYQGLQTGVVNGAENPYSNIYSQKMHEVQKYITESNHGLLDYMVITNTKFWNGLPADIRSELETILDEVTVAVNKQAEELNQGDKQRIVDAGTTEIIDLTPEQREMWREAMKPVWKKFEGEIGADLIKAAEAANQAQ, via the coding sequence ATGTTCAAACTGACTGCCAAGGCGCTGGCGTGCGCCCTGTCGCTTAGCATCGCTGGTCTGGCCCATGCGGCCGACCCGATCTCCATCAAGTTCTCCCATGTGGTCGCCGAAAACACGCCGAAAGGCCAGGGCGCCCTGATGTTCAAGAAGCTGGTGGAAGAGCGTCTGGCCGGCAAGGTCGAGGTTCAGGTTTACGCGAACTCCTCGCTGTTCGGTGATGGCAAGGAAATGGAAGCCCTGCTGCTGGGCGACGTTCAGCTGATTGCTCCGTCGTTGGCCAAGTTCGAGCATTACTCCAAGGGCATTCAGGTCTTCGACCTGCCGTTCCTGTTCGATGACATCGAGGCAGTCGACCGCTTCCAGAAAGGCGAGGCCGGCCAGAGCCTGCTGCGTTCGATGGAAGACAAGAACATCACCGGTCTGGGCTACTGGCACAACGGCATGAAGCAGCTGTCGGCCAACAAGCCGCTGCGCGAGCCGAAGGACGCCCGTGGTCTGAAGTTCCGCGTACAGGCTTCCGCCGTACTGGACGAGCAGTTCAAGGCCGTGCGCGCCAACCCGCGCAAGATGAGCTTCGCCGAGGTCTACCAGGGCCTGCAGACTGGCGTGGTGAATGGTGCCGAGAACCCCTACTCGAACATCTACTCGCAGAAGATGCACGAAGTGCAGAAGTACATCACCGAGTCCAACCACGGTCTGCTGGACTACATGGTGATTACCAACACCAAGTTCTGGAACGGTCTGCCGGCTGACATTCGCAGCGAACTGGAGACCATCCTGGACGAAGTGACTGTCGCGGTGAACAAGCAAGCTGAAGAGCTGAATCAGGGCGACAAGCAGCGCATCGTCGATGCTGGCACCACTGAAATCATCGACCTCACCCCGGAGCAGCGCGAAATGTGGCGCGAAGCCATGAAGCCGGTCTGGAAGAAGTTCGAAGGCGAAATCGGTGCTGACCTGATCAAGGCTGCCGAAGCTGCCAACCAGGCTCAATAA
- a CDS encoding DUF6436 domain-containing protein, with the protein MSARRKYLIAALIALLWGGAMLAAFWWFEARYLRTFDGERAELFSGDALRLPAELQGPGPVRFVHFWDPSCPCNVGNQQHLEELLKRFAGQPVDFYEVRKPGSKGRLPQPLLSLKSLGALPGSDQLPASPAVGIWDQSGELVYIGPYSEGAVCSSDNSFVEPILDAVLAGRKVRATHSLAVACFCDWQQ; encoded by the coding sequence ATGAGTGCTCGTCGCAAATACCTGATCGCTGCACTGATCGCCCTGCTCTGGGGCGGCGCCATGCTGGCTGCGTTCTGGTGGTTCGAGGCGCGCTATCTGCGCACCTTCGATGGCGAACGTGCCGAGCTGTTCTCCGGCGACGCACTGCGCCTGCCCGCCGAACTACAGGGCCCGGGGCCGGTGCGCTTCGTGCATTTCTGGGACCCAAGCTGCCCCTGCAATGTCGGTAACCAACAGCACCTGGAGGAGTTGTTGAAGCGCTTCGCCGGGCAACCCGTCGACTTCTACGAAGTACGCAAGCCGGGCAGCAAGGGCCGCCTGCCGCAGCCGCTGTTATCGCTCAAATCCCTCGGCGCCCTGCCCGGCTCCGATCAACTGCCGGCCAGTCCTGCTGTGGGCATCTGGGACCAGAGCGGCGAGCTTGTCTATATCGGGCCTTACAGCGAGGGCGCTGTGTGCAGCTCGGACAACAGCTTCGTCGAGCCAATCCTCGACGCGGTACTCGCCGGCCGTAAGGTGCGCGCTACGCATTCGCTGGCCGTGGCCTGCTTTTGCGACTGGCAACAATAA
- the rfbD gene encoding dTDP-4-dehydrorhamnose reductase has protein sequence MKILITGSKGQLARELQLELASAGKLLALGHNALDLADPEQIREQVRLLRPDLIINAAAYTAVDPAESHRELAFAVNARGPQVLAEEAARLGVPLIHYSTDYVFDGRKSEPYSETDVPQPLSVYGASKLAGEQAIQAVGGEYLILRTSWVYSQHGKNFLLTMQRLLQERDALSVVSDEIGAPTWAATIARTTAEMVRKRSAGEAGPSGLYHLTASGETSWYGFACSIAEQLRQQGLLRAEITPIQSKDYPTAAQRPLNSRLNCSRLQSDWGIRLPDWETALHECLAQSHRFGTTNAPQAAAAGR, from the coding sequence ATGAAAATCCTGATCACCGGCAGCAAGGGGCAACTTGCCCGCGAGCTGCAGTTGGAGCTGGCGAGTGCCGGCAAGCTGCTGGCGCTTGGGCACAACGCACTGGATCTGGCTGATCCGGAACAGATTCGCGAACAGGTGCGCCTGTTGCGGCCGGACCTGATCATCAATGCGGCGGCCTACACCGCCGTCGACCCGGCGGAAAGCCATCGCGAGCTGGCCTTCGCGGTCAACGCGCGAGGGCCGCAGGTGCTCGCCGAAGAAGCTGCGCGCCTTGGTGTACCGCTGATCCACTATTCCACCGACTACGTGTTCGACGGCCGCAAGAGCGAACCCTACAGCGAAACCGACGTGCCCCAGCCTCTGAGCGTTTATGGCGCCAGCAAGCTGGCCGGCGAACAGGCGATTCAGGCGGTCGGCGGTGAGTACCTGATCCTGCGGACCAGCTGGGTGTATTCGCAGCACGGCAAGAACTTCCTGCTGACCATGCAGCGCCTGCTGCAGGAGCGCGACGCGCTGTCGGTCGTCAGCGACGAGATCGGCGCACCGACCTGGGCCGCCACCATCGCCCGCACCACGGCAGAAATGGTGCGCAAACGAAGTGCAGGCGAAGCAGGCCCGAGTGGGCTGTATCACCTCACCGCCAGCGGCGAGACCTCCTGGTACGGCTTCGCGTGCAGCATCGCTGAACAACTGCGCCAGCAGGGCCTTCTGCGCGCAGAGATCACACCCATTCAGTCGAAGGACTATCCGACTGCGGCGCAGCGCCCACTCAACTCCCGCCTGAACTGCTCACGCCTGCAAAGCGACTGGGGTATCCGCTTGCCGGACTGGGAAACAGCACTGCACGAGTGCCTTGCCCAATCACACCGCTTCGGCACCACGAATGCCCCGCAGGCCGCAGCTGCCGGCCGCTGA
- the dctM gene encoding C4-dicarboxylate TRAP transporter large permease protein DctM, translating to MTILFLFVALFALMFIGVPVAVSLGLAGSLTIMIFSQDSVRSLAIKLFETSEHYTLLAIPFFLLAGSFMTTGGVARRLIDFANACVGHIRGGLAIGAVLACMLFAALSGSSPATVAAVGSIAIAGMVRSGYPQAFGAGIVCNAGTLGILIPPSVVMVVYAAATEQSVGKLFMAGVIPGVLLGLALMVAIYIIAVKKNLPALPRASFREWLSAARKALWGLLLMVIILGGIYSGMFTPTEAAAVAAVYSAFIALFVYKDMTLRECPKVILESGKLSIMLMFIIANAMLFAHVLTTEQIPQAITAWVIEAGLQPWMFLLVVNIVLLVAGAFMEPSAIILILAPILFPIAIQLGIDPIHLGIIMVVNMEIGLITPPVGLNLFVASAVTGMPVTQVIRAVMPWLALMLSFLVVITYVPSISLALPNWLGM from the coding sequence ATGACCATTCTGTTCCTGTTCGTCGCCCTCTTCGCACTGATGTTCATCGGTGTGCCGGTGGCCGTTTCCCTGGGCCTGGCCGGTTCGCTGACGATCATGATCTTCAGCCAGGATTCGGTGCGCTCGCTGGCGATCAAGCTGTTCGAGACCTCCGAACACTACACGCTGCTGGCGATCCCGTTCTTCCTGCTGGCTGGCTCATTCATGACGACGGGCGGCGTAGCCCGTCGCCTGATCGATTTCGCCAACGCCTGCGTCGGCCACATTCGTGGCGGCCTGGCAATCGGCGCAGTACTGGCGTGCATGCTGTTCGCCGCGTTGTCCGGTTCGTCACCGGCAACCGTGGCCGCAGTCGGTTCCATTGCCATTGCGGGCATGGTGCGCTCCGGCTACCCGCAGGCTTTTGGCGCCGGCATCGTCTGTAACGCCGGCACCCTGGGTATCCTCATCCCACCATCGGTGGTGATGGTGGTCTACGCCGCTGCTACCGAGCAGTCCGTGGGCAAGCTGTTCATGGCCGGCGTGATACCGGGCGTTCTGCTCGGCCTGGCACTGATGGTGGCGATCTACATTATCGCGGTGAAAAAGAACCTCCCGGCCCTGCCGCGCGCATCTTTCCGCGAGTGGCTCTCGGCTGCACGCAAGGCGCTCTGGGGCCTCCTGCTGATGGTGATCATCCTCGGCGGCATCTACTCCGGCATGTTCACACCCACCGAGGCTGCAGCCGTGGCGGCGGTGTACTCGGCATTCATCGCGCTGTTCGTCTATAAAGACATGACGCTGCGCGAATGCCCGAAGGTGATTCTGGAGTCGGGCAAGCTGAGCATCATGCTGATGTTCATCATCGCCAACGCCATGCTCTTCGCCCACGTGCTGACCACCGAGCAGATTCCGCAGGCAATCACCGCTTGGGTGATCGAAGCAGGCCTGCAACCCTGGATGTTCTTGCTGGTGGTGAATATCGTCCTGCTAGTGGCCGGTGCTTTCATGGAGCCGTCGGCAATCATCCTGATCCTGGCGCCGATTCTGTTCCCGATCGCCATTCAGCTGGGCATCGATCCGATTCACTTGGGCATCATCATGGTGGTGAACATGGAGATCGGATTGATAACACCACCCGTGGGGCTAAACCTGTTCGTCGCCTCGGCGGTGACGGGTATGCCGGTTACCCAGGTCATCCGCGCGGTGATGCCGTGGCTGGCGCTGATGCTGAGCTTCCTGGTGGTCATCACCTACGTGCCATCGATTTCCTTGGCACTGCCGAACTGGCTGGGCATGTAA
- the rfbC gene encoding dTDP-4-dehydrorhamnose 3,5-epimerase gives MKIIETSIPDVLIIEPKVFGDERGFFYESFNAAAFEAATGLRRQFVQDNHSKSQRGVLRGLHYQIQQPQGKLVRVVAGEVFDVAVDLRKSSPSFGRWVGTRLSAQNQRQLWIPEGFAHGFVVLSESAEFLYKTTDYYAPEHERSLLWNDPELGIEWPFDEPPQLSAKDQAGKCLSDAELFA, from the coding sequence ATGAAAATCATCGAAACCAGCATTCCCGACGTACTGATCATCGAGCCCAAGGTCTTCGGCGACGAACGCGGTTTCTTCTACGAGAGCTTCAATGCGGCCGCCTTCGAGGCGGCCACTGGGCTCAGGCGCCAGTTCGTCCAGGACAACCACTCCAAGTCCCAGCGCGGCGTGCTGCGCGGCCTGCACTACCAGATCCAGCAACCGCAGGGAAAACTGGTGCGCGTCGTTGCCGGCGAGGTGTTCGACGTTGCCGTAGATCTGCGCAAAAGCTCGCCAAGCTTCGGCCGTTGGGTCGGGACTCGCCTGAGCGCGCAGAACCAGCGTCAGCTGTGGATCCCAGAGGGCTTCGCGCATGGTTTCGTGGTGCTCAGCGAAAGCGCCGAGTTCCTCTACAAGACCACCGATTACTATGCGCCAGAGCATGAGCGCAGCCTGTTGTGGAACGATCCGGAGCTCGGCATCGAATGGCCGTTCGACGAACCGCCACAGCTGTCCGCGAAGGACCAGGCTGGCAAGTGCCTCAGCGATGCGGAGCTCTTTGCATGA
- a CDS encoding alpha/beta hydrolase, protein MPARIQPDRLRNSLPALREAADASAETLHYQAYYGLDMPHRGNVQRRLGRFRVHDYDVVAQAWWPEQPHASLLILHGYYDHMGLYRHVVDWGLEMGFAVLACDLPGHGLSSGPRASINEFDEYQAVLTGLFEQARQLDLPRPWHLLGQSTGGAIALDHLLHQADNPDLGRTILLAPLVRPRAWLRSRVSYELLRRFVQQIPRTFSENSSDPAFLEFVQSQDPLQPDILPTAWVGALSRWIPRIEGAADSAHSPLIIQGEADMTVDWQYNLPILERKFAGAEVLRLPGARHHLVNEREELRQAYFDFLRERLN, encoded by the coding sequence ATGCCCGCGCGTATCCAGCCCGATCGCCTGCGTAACAGCCTGCCCGCCCTGCGCGAAGCAGCTGACGCATCCGCCGAAACGTTGCACTACCAGGCCTATTACGGCCTGGACATGCCGCATCGGGGCAATGTGCAGCGGCGACTCGGGCGTTTTCGCGTGCATGACTACGATGTGGTTGCCCAGGCCTGGTGGCCAGAGCAGCCCCACGCCAGCCTGCTGATCCTGCATGGCTACTACGATCACATGGGCTTGTACCGGCATGTGGTCGACTGGGGGTTGGAGATGGGTTTCGCCGTGCTCGCCTGCGACCTGCCGGGCCACGGTCTGTCCAGCGGCCCGCGCGCCAGTATCAACGAGTTCGATGAATACCAGGCCGTGCTGACCGGGTTGTTCGAGCAGGCGCGCCAGCTGGATCTGCCGCGGCCGTGGCATCTGCTTGGCCAGAGCACTGGTGGTGCCATCGCGCTGGATCACCTGCTGCACCAGGCCGACAACCCGGACCTGGGCCGCACCATTCTGCTCGCTCCGCTGGTTCGACCGCGCGCATGGTTGCGCTCGCGTGTCAGCTACGAACTGTTGCGGCGTTTCGTGCAGCAGATCCCGCGGACGTTCAGCGAGAACTCCAGTGATCCCGCTTTCCTCGAGTTCGTTCAGAGCCAGGATCCGCTGCAGCCGGACATCCTGCCCACGGCCTGGGTCGGTGCGCTGTCACGCTGGATCCCACGTATCGAGGGAGCGGCTGACAGTGCGCACTCGCCGTTGATCATTCAAGGTGAAGCAGACATGACGGTGGACTGGCAGTACAACCTGCCGATCCTCGAGCGCAAGTTCGCCGGCGCGGAGGTTCTGCGTCTGCCCGGTGCTCGCCACCATCTGGTGAACGAGCGTGAAGAGTTGCGCCAGGCGTATTTCGACTTTCTGCGCGAGCGCCTGAACTAG
- a CDS encoding 2OG-Fe(II) oxygenase: MQFSSIIDDLAERGWSLKSSFLPSDVTHKLADECRKREAEGALAPAGVGRGEAQAVREGIRSDHIQWLEPGQAVVCDHYLTVMDELRQTLNRGLFLGLEEFECHFAFYPPGAFYQTHLDRFRDDDSRAVTAVLYLNPDWQPSHAGELRMHFPDGRQMDVPPLAGNLVVFLSGEFPHEVLVTQADRLSLTGWFRRRPADVLAI; this comes from the coding sequence TTGCAGTTCTCTTCGATCATCGACGACCTGGCCGAGCGCGGCTGGTCGCTAAAGAGTTCTTTCCTTCCCAGTGATGTGACCCACAAGCTGGCCGACGAGTGCCGCAAGCGTGAGGCCGAAGGGGCGCTGGCGCCTGCGGGTGTTGGCCGTGGCGAAGCGCAGGCAGTGCGCGAGGGCATTCGCAGCGATCATATTCAGTGGCTGGAGCCGGGCCAGGCTGTGGTGTGCGATCACTACCTCACGGTGATGGATGAGCTGCGTCAGACGCTCAATCGCGGGCTGTTCCTCGGTCTGGAGGAGTTCGAATGCCATTTTGCCTTCTATCCGCCAGGCGCCTTCTACCAGACGCATCTGGACCGTTTTCGCGATGACGACAGTCGTGCGGTCACTGCAGTGCTGTACCTGAATCCGGATTGGCAGCCCAGCCACGCCGGTGAGCTGCGCATGCACTTCCCCGACGGCAGGCAAATGGATGTGCCGCCGCTGGCCGGCAATCTGGTGGTATTTCTCTCCGGTGAGTTTCCCCATGAAGTGCTGGTCACCCAGGCCGATCGTTTGTCGTTGACCGGCTGGTTCCGGCGGCGCCCGGCGGATGTGCTGGCGATCTGA
- a CDS encoding TRAP transporter small permease has product MNALWRVWDRFEEGFIAFLLAAMTLVTFVYVILNNLYTLFYDLGDRFEGSADFWFGIGDFIIGLAQAMTWSTALTKALFAWLIFSGLAYGVRTAGHIGVDALVKLAPRHIQRVIGIVACLFCLGYAGLLTVASFEWIQALFIANIGAEDLGHVGIKQWHIGMIVPFGFAMVFIRFAEIFVRILRNEQTGLGLADEAADAIKLGEEEPKQ; this is encoded by the coding sequence ATGAACGCCCTCTGGCGCGTCTGGGATCGCTTCGAGGAAGGTTTTATCGCCTTTCTGCTGGCCGCCATGACATTGGTGACCTTCGTCTACGTGATCCTCAACAATCTCTACACGCTCTTCTACGATCTGGGCGACCGGTTCGAAGGAAGCGCCGACTTCTGGTTCGGCATCGGCGACTTCATCATCGGCCTGGCTCAGGCCATGACCTGGAGTACCGCGCTGACCAAAGCACTGTTCGCCTGGCTGATCTTTTCCGGCCTTGCCTACGGCGTGCGCACCGCTGGCCACATCGGTGTCGACGCCCTAGTCAAGCTGGCGCCGCGCCACATTCAGCGCGTCATCGGCATCGTTGCCTGCCTGTTCTGCCTGGGTTACGCGGGCCTGCTGACCGTCGCCAGCTTCGAATGGATCCAGGCACTGTTCATCGCCAACATCGGTGCGGAAGACCTCGGTCATGTCGGCATCAAGCAATGGCACATAGGCATGATCGTGCCGTTTGGCTTCGCCATGGTGTTCATCCGTTTCGCCGAGATCTTCGTGCGTATCCTGCGCAACGAGCAGACCGGCCTCGGCCTCGCCGATGAAGCGGCCGATGCCATCAAGCTCGGCGAAGAGGAGCCCAAGCAATGA